DNA from Mesorhizobium loti R88b:
TCAACCCCGGCCTCATCGAGCCAGTGGCGCCAGTTGTCGAGCCGCAGACCCCCGCGGTTAATCCGAAGAGGTCAGTTTTTCCTGACCATATCATCAGCCTCGAAGACGGCCGCAAACTCAAGTCGATGAAACGGCATTTGGGCTTGCTGGGCATGACGCCCGATCAATACCGCGCCAAGTGGGGTTTGCCGCACGACTACCCAATGGTGGCACCGAACTATTCCAATCGTAGATCAGCCATGGCCAAGGCAATTGGGCTCGGCCGCAAGCCTGCTCCAGGCAAGAAGGGGCCAGCTAAACGCAATGCGAAAGCCTAGTTTCAAACTGAATCGCATCACCGGTCGACAAAAAAAAGGAACCTTTGCCAAAGTCCTCAAGCTTTGACCGCGCGTGACCGTCACATTTGTACGAAATTGACAATTGGTTTGGAACCTTAAAGGTCGCCCAAGATTGCTACATATCGTCAGAAATCAAACGGCAAACAGACGCCTGAGAGTATGCGACTCCCGCCAAGGCGCTCGGAGTAACGCAATGGCACGTTATTTCTTTGATATTCACGATGGCAACGACCTAACTAAAGATGAAGATGGCGTCGTCTGTGCTTCACTGGCAGATTTAAGCTTCCAGGCGGTCGACGTTTTACCGGAAATCGTACGCGAGGCACTGCCCGACGGCCCCCTTGGGACATTCTATGTCAAGGTGCGCGACGATACGGGTAGGTACGTGTTTCGAGCCACATTGGCCTTCGCCTCAGCGTGGATTGTTGAGACGATTGACGGTGAACAACAGCCCGGCGGCGACCGATGGAGGACAGCACTTTCTCGCGCCAAGACACAGGTTACTGCGCTCCGAAAGGAGTTTGCCGAAGACGGCTACTCGCAACACCTGGAAGCTCTCGACAGTTTGTTTTCAGTCGCCGAATCGGAGGTAAATCGACTGCTAGCCACGCGAGCGCCCCAAACAGCCCAGAGTTTGCACGGTTAGTCTGCAAGACCGGATTCTAGGTGCACGACGGCGTCATGACAGGACGTAAGTCTTGGTTGAGCGAAAGCTAATATGAGGGTACCTTTGTAACGCGGGGATGATCCCAAAGAGCTATCCCGCAATGGCCGGTGCCGGGTTCCCTTTCCGCCAAACTGACCCGAGCGCTGGCCATTTTTTGCGGCTATGCCAGCAAGGCCAGATAGCAGGAATGTTCCTACTCTTATTTTGTCGCCCTAATGCTTGGATGAAGGTGGGTCTTTTGTCGAAAACTCATTCATGCGAATAGCAGACGGTAAAGAAGGTGACAGCGATTTGTCTGCTCCGCAGACGATCGCAACCACCGTTTATCTCAAGCTTCGCGATGATATATTGAATGGAGTCCTGAAGAGCGGTTCGAAGGTACGCGTGGATTGGGTGGTCGAGTACTATGAGGCTGGAGCCTCGCCCGTTCGAGAGGCTCTTACCCGCCTTGCCACCGAGGGGTTGCTGGATCATCGAGACCAGCGCGGCTTTTCTGTAAAGCCAGTAAGTGCTCACGAGCTTGACGAACTCACACGCACGCGTTGCTGGGTCGAGGAGATGGGACTGCGGCAGTCGATTGGCAACCGCAATTTGCAGTGGGAGGAGCAGGTCGTTCTGGCACTGCATAGGCTGACCCGCGCATCGTGCCACATAATCGAAAAGCCATCATCAATTGACGCTGAATGGGAAAAGCATCACGGAGCTTTCCACCGAGCGCTAATCGCAGGATGTGGATCCAACAGGCTCATACGCTTCAGCGATCAACTCGCGGACCAGCTCTACCGTTACAGGATATTGGCAAAGTCAGACGAGGCCTCACCTCGCGACTGCCTGGAGGAACACAGGCTTATTGCTGAGTCCGCTCTTGACGGGGACGCCGATCGCGCCGTTTCAGTCTTGGTAAATCACTACGAGAAATCCGCGGCTCTGTGCGCCGGTAGATTCCGATTGTCAAACGGCTTCCAAAACTGACCCTCGATCGGCGTCCAATCAGTGCCGATGGCGATCGTGCGCGCGATGTCGTCGATCACTTTTGTCTGCATCGATCAAATGGCGGTAATGGCGTTGAGCCGCGGCAGATTCGAGTGGCGTTCGCCGTCTGCCAGTGCCACAGTCCGCCAGCAATCGGCGGGGTGAAAATGACCCGAGTAGTGATCATCGGCGGCAGCGGGCATGTCGGCACGTACCTGGTGCCAAGGCTGGTCGAGGCCGGATATGAAGTGGTCAATGTCAGCCGCGGCCAGCGCGCAGCTTATACGCTGAATGCGGCGTGGAAATCGGTCGAGCCAGTGGTGATCGACCGCGACACGGAGGAAAAGGCTGGCACCTTCGGCGAGAAGGTCCGCGCGCTGAACGCCGATATCGTGGTGGACATGATTTCCTTCACCCTCGACAGCACCAAGCAGATCGTCGGCGCGCTGCGAGGCGAGGTGCAGCATTTCCTCCATTGCGGCACCATCTGGGTCTATGGGCACAACACCGCGATCCCCGCGACAGAGGACCAGCCGAAAAACCCGTTCGGCAGCTATGGCACGCAAAAGGCCGAGATCGAGACCTGGCTGCTCAACGAAGCCAGGAGGAACGGCTTTCCAGCCACGGTGTTTCGGCCCGGCCATATCGTTGGGCCCGGCTGGGAGCCACTCAATCCGGCGGGGCACTTCGACGTCGGCGTGTTCTCCCAGATCGCCCGTGGCGAGCGGCTTGTGCTGCCCAATCTTGGCAACGAGACAGTGCATCACGTGCATGCCGACGACGTAGCACAGATGGTTATGCGAGCCATCGCGAACTGGAGGAACGCGGTTGGCGAGGCCTTCAACACCGTTTCGCCACAGGCGATCAATCTGCGCGGCTACGCCGAGGCCATGTACAACCGGTTCGGCCACGCGCCGCGGCTGAGCTTCGAGCCGTTCGATACGTGGAAGGGCAAGCAGACTGAAGAAAACTGGCGCGCCTCCTGGGAGCACATTGCACGCAGTCCGAGTCATTCGATCGCCAAGGCGCGGAACCTCCTGGGCTACGACCCGCGGTATTCGTCGCTGCAAGCAATATATGAATCAGTCGAGTGGCTGGTGGCGAACGGGAAACTCAACCGGTAGGAGAGCCCGGAAATTTCCCAGCTTCGGCGCCTTCGAAACCGCCATTGCATCTATCAAATGAGAGTGCAGGTTTCCCTCGCTAGGCGTAACTCCAACTTTGGAGGGCTGATGCGAGGAAGTGATGGATATCAAGAAACTCGTCACCGACCTTTCGCAATCCCTTCTACGACGACGCTCCGCATCCCCGACTTCCATGCCGATTCTGAAATCGCTCGCCGACAAGCGTCCCGATTATCCGAAGACCAGGCAGACCCCAGCATACCGACCCCTCAAAACGCATGAGCCGCGGGCCTCGAACATGTAGGTCGACGAGATCTGGCGGCATTCTCAACCCCAGCGGTTGCCAGATTTCAGACGCGTGACAGCCCCCAGGGAACCTCCCTGCTGTGAGCGGGTTGATTTGCGTCGCCCGTTCGCAACCGGATTGCTTCCATGCTCAAAGAGACTTCCCAACCGGCGCCTATCGTTGTCGAGCGGCGCCCTTTACACGCACTCCTCGTCCCCTTCCCCATCGTTTGTTTCACCGGCGCGCTGCTCACTGATATTGCATACTGGCGAACGGCCGAGATGATGTGGGCAGATTTTTCGGCCTGGCTGCTGACGTTCGGACTGGCGTTCGGGGTCCTGGCGGCGCTGGCTGGCCTGTTCGATTTCTTCACCAATCGGCTCGTGCGCCGGTATTCGCGGGGATGGCTGCACATGCTCGGCAACATCGCCGTGCTGGTGCTGTCTGTCCTAAACGCTTTCGTCCATAGCCGCGACGCCTGGACGTCGGTCGTCCCAACCG
Protein-coding regions in this window:
- a CDS encoding MucR family transcriptional regulator, with amino-acid sequence MKKPAGWGGGRGSGVTGINPGLIEPVAPVVEPQTPAVNPKRSVFPDHIISLEDGRKLKSMKRHLGLLGMTPDQYRAKWGLPHDYPMVAPNYSNRRSAMAKAIGLGRKPAPGKKGPAKRNAKA
- a CDS encoding DUF6894 family protein, which produces MARYFFDIHDGNDLTKDEDGVVCASLADLSFQAVDVLPEIVREALPDGPLGTFYVKVRDDTGRYVFRATLAFASAWIVETIDGEQQPGGDRWRTALSRAKTQVTALRKEFAEDGYSQHLEALDSLFSVAESEVNRLLATRAPQTAQSLHG
- a CDS encoding GntR family transcriptional regulator codes for the protein MRIADGKEGDSDLSAPQTIATTVYLKLRDDILNGVLKSGSKVRVDWVVEYYEAGASPVREALTRLATEGLLDHRDQRGFSVKPVSAHELDELTRTRCWVEEMGLRQSIGNRNLQWEEQVVLALHRLTRASCHIIEKPSSIDAEWEKHHGAFHRALIAGCGSNRLIRFSDQLADQLYRYRILAKSDEASPRDCLEEHRLIAESALDGDADRAVSVLVNHYEKSAALCAGRFRLSNGFQN
- a CDS encoding NAD-dependent epimerase/dehydratase family protein; its protein translation is MTRVVIIGGSGHVGTYLVPRLVEAGYEVVNVSRGQRAAYTLNAAWKSVEPVVIDRDTEEKAGTFGEKVRALNADIVVDMISFTLDSTKQIVGALRGEVQHFLHCGTIWVYGHNTAIPATEDQPKNPFGSYGTQKAEIETWLLNEARRNGFPATVFRPGHIVGPGWEPLNPAGHFDVGVFSQIARGERLVLPNLGNETVHHVHADDVAQMVMRAIANWRNAVGEAFNTVSPQAINLRGYAEAMYNRFGHAPRLSFEPFDTWKGKQTEENWRASWEHIARSPSHSIAKARNLLGYDPRYSSLQAIYESVEWLVANGKLNR
- a CDS encoding DUF2231 domain-containing protein — encoded protein: MLKETSQPAPIVVERRPLHALLVPFPIVCFTGALLTDIAYWRTAEMMWADFSAWLLTFGLAFGVLAALAGLFDFFTNRLVRRYSRGWLHMLGNIAVLVLSVLNAFVHSRDAWTSVVPTGLTLSAVVVVLMIFTASIGGSLATTEVAGVTR